In Morganella morganii, the following are encoded in one genomic region:
- a CDS encoding helix-turn-helix domain-containing protein, which produces MAEKLNISQQQISRYERGLSVLSPDVMLRYCAALGMTEREISELFSIISTHYQSVISGPEDTDDTDNP; this is translated from the coding sequence GTGGCTGAGAAACTGAATATCAGTCAGCAGCAGATATCCCGCTATGAACGCGGGCTGTCGGTGCTCAGTCCGGATGTCATGCTCAGGTATTGTGCGGCGCTGGGAATGACGGAGCGTGAGATCAGCGAACTTTTCTCCATTATCAGCACCCATTATCAGTCTGTTATTTCCGGACCGGAAGATACAGATGACACTGATAACCCGTAA